In Panacibacter microcysteis, the genomic stretch ACAATACTGGTACCACCGCCTGCACCACCAGGTACCATGGCTATGGCGTTTCCACCGTACACACCATTCAGCAGAGTACATGGGTATGGCAATGGCCAGCAGGCAAAACATCATATACACCATCTTCTTCTCGCAGATCTATCTTACAACAGCGCTGGTGTACCTGGGGCTTGGTTATCCAGCTTTGTTTGTGGGCGTTACAAAATCGCTGATCGTGCTTGGTGCTCATTCGAGTTTGCCATGGGATAAGCCATTTTACAAATACAAATTGTTACGCCCTTTTGCGTGGGTGCTGGAAAGGGTGATCTCTACTCCTGCCACGCATCATGCACACCATGCAGACACGCACGGAGATGGCATTGGTTATTACAAAGGAAACTTTGGAAACATGTTTTTTCTGTGGGACATTATTTTTGGTACGGGCCACATAAGCCGGCAATACCCGGCAGGCTATGGAATAAAACATTACAGGCAGGAAGAATGGTACGCACAATTCCTTTGGCCCATTATAAAATCTAAAAAAGAAGGCAGTGAACTTGCCGCTAATGGCCCGATGGTGGGTGATGCCGTAGATGAAGAGACAAGGCTGGGTGAGGTAAAAGAAGAATATGCTGCAATGGGTGCACATGTATAGAAGGCAATGCCCGTTACCATATAACGGTAACGGGTTTGTTTTATCTAGCGAATTTGCACAGCAAGCCAAAACTGTATATAAAACAACGACGCATAAAATGCAGCGTAGCGAACAGGAAGTACAAGAGTGCGACGCAACAAAAGCCCCATAGCAGCAATGCAGCCGGGATTACAATACATTCGGGAAAGTTTTTAAAAAAATCTATCTATTTTTTTGTC encodes the following:
- a CDS encoding sterol desaturase family protein, giving the protein MKMEKEISRRLVRDILLSVMLYALPVLLMLASFYLGNERPWITYQPAPVKESSNIIVQMFRHLNTWGLTALAVILGICELAYGLYANKWSKNERTLDIVCFIVPKIIARPFITYVGLLYLPVLFPNGKDAFAWVPFWWGCLIIAVADDLTQYWYHRLHHQVPWLWRFHRTHHSAEYMGMAMASRQNIIYTIFFSQIYLTTALVYLGLGYPALFVGVTKSLIVLGAHSSLPWDKPFYKYKLLRPFAWVLERVISTPATHHAHHADTHGDGIGYYKGNFGNMFFLWDIIFGTGHISRQYPAGYGIKHYRQEEWYAQFLWPIIKSKKEGSELAANGPMVGDAVDEETRLGEVKEEYAAMGAHV